A section of the Caballeronia sp. M1242 genome encodes:
- a CDS encoding RlmE family RNA methyltransferase, producing MAKNRFNHSWLHDHINDPYVKMAQREGYRARAAYKLKEIDEQDKLIKPGQVIVDLGSTPGSWSQYARNKLAQGSKRDAQREGGIDGTIIALDILPMEPIADVTFIQGDFREDSVLAQLDEIVGERQVDLVISDMAPNLSGVASADAARIEHLCDLALEFAQNHLKPEGALLVKCFHGSGYSQIVEKFKHQFKVVAPRKPKASRDKSSETFILGRRLKNPAAGPA from the coding sequence ATGGCAAAGAATCGCTTCAATCATTCGTGGTTGCATGACCACATCAACGATCCGTACGTGAAGATGGCGCAGCGCGAGGGCTATCGGGCCCGCGCCGCGTACAAACTCAAGGAGATCGACGAGCAGGATAAGCTCATCAAGCCGGGGCAGGTCATCGTCGATCTGGGTTCGACGCCCGGAAGCTGGAGCCAGTATGCGCGCAACAAGCTCGCGCAGGGTTCGAAGCGCGACGCGCAGCGCGAGGGCGGCATCGACGGTACGATCATCGCGCTCGATATCCTGCCGATGGAACCGATCGCGGACGTGACTTTCATTCAAGGCGACTTCCGCGAGGACTCGGTGCTCGCGCAACTGGACGAAATCGTCGGTGAGCGGCAAGTCGACCTTGTAATCTCCGACATGGCCCCCAACCTCTCCGGAGTAGCGAGTGCGGATGCGGCGCGGATCGAGCATCTTTGCGACCTGGCGCTGGAATTCGCTCAAAACCATCTGAAACCGGAGGGTGCGCTGCTAGTCAAATGTTTTCATGGCAGCGGCTACAGCCAGATCGTCGAGAAGTTCAAGCACCAGTTCAAAGTCGTCGCGCCGCGCAAGCCCAAGGCGTCTCGGGATAAATCGTCCGAGACTTTCATCCTCGGGCGGCGGCTCAAAAATCCGGCTGCCGGACCCGCTTAA
- a CDS encoding YhbY family RNA-binding protein, producing MPALELSPAQRSDLRSQAHALKPVVLVGAEGLTDAVLNEIGVHLEAHQLIKIRVFGDDREARIAIYDEICDRLNAAPIQHIGKLLVIWRPEGAAPAKSRNTRTRSTMPPSAAEAVERPSKGRAPRIVKAVKISRDAPAFKKPKKQTLKVLGNERVTAGGNVKRAKKRQTSSKRQHQAAK from the coding sequence ATGCCAGCTCTCGAACTCTCTCCTGCCCAACGCTCCGACCTGCGCTCCCAGGCCCATGCGCTCAAGCCCGTCGTGCTCGTCGGCGCGGAGGGTTTGACGGATGCCGTGCTGAACGAAATCGGCGTGCACCTCGAAGCGCACCAGCTCATCAAGATTCGCGTGTTCGGCGACGACCGCGAAGCGCGCATCGCCATTTACGACGAAATCTGCGACCGCCTGAACGCAGCGCCTATCCAGCATATCGGCAAGCTGCTCGTCATTTGGCGGCCGGAAGGCGCCGCGCCGGCAAAAAGCCGCAACACGCGCACGCGCAGCACTATGCCGCCGAGCGCGGCCGAAGCCGTCGAGCGCCCTTCGAAGGGCCGCGCGCCGCGCATCGTCAAAGCCGTGAAAATCTCGCGCGATGCACCTGCGTTCAAAAAGCCCAAGAAGCAGACGCTTAAAGTGCTCGGCAACGAGCGCGTGACCGCGGGTGGCAACGTGAAGCGCGCGAAGAAGCGTCAGACGAGCTCGAAGCGCCAGCATCAGGCCGCGAAGTAA
- a CDS encoding DUF4149 domain-containing protein, producing MAIAHRVFRIVSMLWVGSLLTLGLVATPVLFSMLDSAVAGSVAAQYFRIEAFVGVVSALILVLIGNRFVKSGIADYKRVRWIVAVMLVCVLAGYFALQPFMNSLRMAAQAAGTDLASSPYARQFGILHGISSAIYLIECLFGIALVWRLPGSAPSAIVPKNKSAKMAAKRARS from the coding sequence ATGGCCATCGCGCACCGCGTTTTTCGCATCGTCAGCATGCTCTGGGTCGGCAGCCTGCTGACGCTCGGCCTCGTTGCCACGCCCGTTCTCTTTTCGATGCTGGACTCTGCCGTGGCCGGATCGGTGGCCGCGCAGTACTTCAGGATCGAGGCGTTCGTGGGCGTCGTCAGCGCGCTGATTCTCGTTCTGATCGGCAATCGCTTCGTGAAAAGCGGTATCGCGGACTATAAGCGCGTGCGGTGGATTGTCGCCGTGATGCTGGTGTGCGTGCTCGCCGGTTACTTTGCGTTGCAGCCGTTCATGAACTCGCTGCGGATGGCGGCGCAGGCAGCCGGCACCGATCTCGCCAGTTCGCCGTATGCGCGGCAGTTCGGCATTCTGCACGGCATATCGAGCGCCATCTATCTGATCGAATGTCTTTTCGGTATCGCGCTCGTGTGGCGCTTGCCGGGCAGTGCGCCGAGCGCCATCGTGCCGAAGAACAAATCGGCGAAGATGGCGGCCAAGCGGGCGCGGAGCTAA
- the greA gene encoding transcription elongation factor GreA, which yields MSTIPLTKRGAELLRDELQRLKAVERPAVINAIAEARAQGDLSENAEYDAAKEKQGFIEGRIAELESKLAAAQVIDPTTVDADGRVVFGATVELEDLESGDTVTYQIVGDDEADIDHGLISVSSPIARALISKSEGDVASVQAPGGAREYEIIAVRYV from the coding sequence ATGAGCACGATTCCCTTGACCAAGCGCGGCGCGGAGTTGCTGCGCGACGAATTGCAACGCCTGAAGGCTGTCGAGCGTCCGGCGGTCATCAACGCGATCGCGGAAGCGCGCGCGCAGGGCGATCTGTCTGAAAACGCAGAATACGATGCCGCGAAGGAGAAGCAGGGCTTCATCGAGGGCCGGATCGCCGAACTCGAATCGAAGCTGGCGGCGGCGCAAGTGATCGACCCGACGACCGTGGATGCGGATGGCCGCGTGGTCTTTGGCGCGACGGTCGAACTGGAAGACCTGGAATCGGGCGATACGGTGACCTACCAGATCGTTGGCGACGACGAAGCGGATATCGATCACGGCCTGATCTCGGTGAGCTCGCCGATTGCGCGCGCGCTCATTTCGAAGTCGGAAGGCGACGTCGCGTCGGTGCAGGCGCCGGGCGGCGCGCGCGAGTACGAAATCATCGCTGTCCGTTACGTCTGA